A single window of Ornithorhynchus anatinus isolate Pmale09 chromosome 3, mOrnAna1.pri.v4, whole genome shotgun sequence DNA harbors:
- the LOC103165852 gene encoding solute carrier family 22 member 6-like isoform X1 — MGAGGLLERAGGWGRFQVLQVCLVAVPLLFVATHNFLQNFTAAVPPHRCRGSGRPRPADPPEGPEGCLRLPANGTNATEACTEGWVFDRSVFAATIVTEWELVCSRQSLPGTAQSIYMVGVLLGSLGFGGLADRLGRRVVFLGSLLQVAALSTGAALAPSYPWYCICRFLCGMGVSGLLINGIGFTLEWIPPPRQALVAAMLSCCVTLGQVTLAGLAFRFRHWRHLQLAVGLPCGLGFLGSWWLPESARWLLAKRRPDEALRSLWLVARVNGIREAGEGLSLETLEAEQPQESGATQGASILDLFRCPAMRTVTACITAVWFSSTLAFYPLALDMQRFPGEDPFLMQLVLGAADLPFRLLVVGASDRLGRRLTQVSCLLLGGGLVLLGLPVPREPVWPNVALTVLAKGLMSASLACAHLYANELFPTPLRQTGVGVTNMVARLGAVLAPLVLLAGPSVPLLPPVLFSAVALASGLLAAFLPETTGLPLPDTLEQVRSRMQTRNFWRVFPWRRGGGEGPRQTKL, encoded by the exons gggcggggggctggggccggTTCCAGGTCCTGCAGGTGTGTCTGGTGGCCGTGCCGCTGCTCTTCGTGGCCACCCACAACTTCCTCCAGAACTTCACCGCCGCCGTCCCGCCCCATCGCTGCCGGGGGTCcgggcgcccccggcccgccgaccccccggaggggccggagggctgCCTGCGCCTGCCGGCCAACGGCACCAATGCCACCGAGGCGTGCACGGAGGGCTGGGTGTTCGACCGGAGCGTGTTCGCCGCCACTATTGTAACCGAG tggGAGCTGGTGTGTAGCCGGCAGAGTCTCCCGGGCACGGCCCAGTCCATTTACATGGTCGGCGTGCTCTTGGGGTCCTTGGGCTTCGGGGGGCTGGCTGACAG GCTGGGCCGCCGGGTTGTGTTTCTGGGGTCCCTCCTGCAGGTGGCGGCGTTGAGCACGGGGGCGgctctggccccttcctacccctgGTACTGCATCTGCCGCTTCCTGTGTGGGATGGGCGTCTCCGGGCTGCTCATCAACGGGATCGGCTTCa CTCTGGAGTGGATCCCGCCCCCACGCCAGGCCCTAGTGGCTGCCATGCTgtcctgctgcgtcaccttggggcAGGTGACTCTGGCCGGCCTGGCCTTCCGCTTCCGCCACTGGAGACACCTGCAGCTGGCCGTCGGCCTCCCCTGTGGACTGGGCTTCCTGGGCAGCTG GTGGCTCCCCGAGTCAGCCCGCTGGCTGCTAGCCAAGAGGCGCCCAGATGAGGCTCTGAGGTCCCTGTGGCTCGTGGCCAGAGTCAATGGGAtccgggaggctggggagggtctCTCCCTGGAG ACGCTGGAGGCCGAACAGCCTCAGGAGTCCGGGGCGACCCAGGGGGCCTCCATTCTGGACCTGTTCCGCTGTCCGGCGATGCGGACGGTCACGGCCTGCATCACGGCCGTCtg GTTCTCGTCCACGCTGGCCTTCTACCCCCTGGCCCTGGACATGCAGCGTTTCCCCGGCGAGGACCCTTTCCTGATGCAGCTGGTCCTGGGCGCCGCCGACCTGCCCTTCCGCCTCCTGGTCGTGGGGGCCTCCGACAGGCTGGGCCGCCGACTCACTCAGGTCTCCTGCCTGCTGCTGGGGGGGGGCCTGGTGCTGCTGGGCCTCCCCGTGCCCCGCG AGCCGGTGTGGCCCAACGTGGCGCTGACCGTCCTGGCCAAGGGACTGATGTCGGCTTCGCTCGCCTGCGCCCACCTCTACGCCAACGAGCTGTTCCCCACCCCGCTCCG GCAGACGGGGGTGGGTGTCACCAACATGGTGGCCCGGCTGGGGGCCGTGCTGGCTCCCCTGGTGCTGCTGGCCGGCCCGTCGGTGCCCCTGCTGCCTCCCGTGCTGTTCAGCGCGGTGGCCCTGGCCTCGGGGCTGCTGGCGGCCTTCCTGCCTGAGACCACTGGCCTGCCCCTGCCTGACACCCTGGAGCAAGTGCGGAGCAG gaTGCAGACGCGCAACTTCTGGAGAGTTTTCCCCTGGAGAcggggaggcggagaggggcCCCGGCAGACCAAACTCTGA
- the LOC103165852 gene encoding solute carrier family 22 member 6-B-like isoform X2, whose product MVGVLLGSLGFGGLADRLGRRVVFLGSLLQVAALSTGAALAPSYPWYCICRFLCGMGVSGLLINGIGFTLEWIPPPRQALVAAMLSCCVTLGQVTLAGLAFRFRHWRHLQLAVGLPCGLGFLGSWWLPESARWLLAKRRPDEALRSLWLVARVNGIREAGEGLSLETLEAEQPQESGATQGASILDLFRCPAMRTVTACITAVWFSSTLAFYPLALDMQRFPGEDPFLMQLVLGAADLPFRLLVVGASDRLGRRLTQVSCLLLGGGLVLLGLPVPREPVWPNVALTVLAKGLMSASLACAHLYANELFPTPLRQTGVGVTNMVARLGAVLAPLVLLAGPSVPLLPPVLFSAVALASGLLAAFLPETTGLPLPDTLEQVRSRMQTRNFWRVFPWRRGGGEGPRQTKL is encoded by the exons ATGGTCGGCGTGCTCTTGGGGTCCTTGGGCTTCGGGGGGCTGGCTGACAG GCTGGGCCGCCGGGTTGTGTTTCTGGGGTCCCTCCTGCAGGTGGCGGCGTTGAGCACGGGGGCGgctctggccccttcctacccctgGTACTGCATCTGCCGCTTCCTGTGTGGGATGGGCGTCTCCGGGCTGCTCATCAACGGGATCGGCTTCa CTCTGGAGTGGATCCCGCCCCCACGCCAGGCCCTAGTGGCTGCCATGCTgtcctgctgcgtcaccttggggcAGGTGACTCTGGCCGGCCTGGCCTTCCGCTTCCGCCACTGGAGACACCTGCAGCTGGCCGTCGGCCTCCCCTGTGGACTGGGCTTCCTGGGCAGCTG GTGGCTCCCCGAGTCAGCCCGCTGGCTGCTAGCCAAGAGGCGCCCAGATGAGGCTCTGAGGTCCCTGTGGCTCGTGGCCAGAGTCAATGGGAtccgggaggctggggagggtctCTCCCTGGAG ACGCTGGAGGCCGAACAGCCTCAGGAGTCCGGGGCGACCCAGGGGGCCTCCATTCTGGACCTGTTCCGCTGTCCGGCGATGCGGACGGTCACGGCCTGCATCACGGCCGTCtg GTTCTCGTCCACGCTGGCCTTCTACCCCCTGGCCCTGGACATGCAGCGTTTCCCCGGCGAGGACCCTTTCCTGATGCAGCTGGTCCTGGGCGCCGCCGACCTGCCCTTCCGCCTCCTGGTCGTGGGGGCCTCCGACAGGCTGGGCCGCCGACTCACTCAGGTCTCCTGCCTGCTGCTGGGGGGGGGCCTGGTGCTGCTGGGCCTCCCCGTGCCCCGCG AGCCGGTGTGGCCCAACGTGGCGCTGACCGTCCTGGCCAAGGGACTGATGTCGGCTTCGCTCGCCTGCGCCCACCTCTACGCCAACGAGCTGTTCCCCACCCCGCTCCG GCAGACGGGGGTGGGTGTCACCAACATGGTGGCCCGGCTGGGGGCCGTGCTGGCTCCCCTGGTGCTGCTGGCCGGCCCGTCGGTGCCCCTGCTGCCTCCCGTGCTGTTCAGCGCGGTGGCCCTGGCCTCGGGGCTGCTGGCGGCCTTCCTGCCTGAGACCACTGGCCTGCCCCTGCCTGACACCCTGGAGCAAGTGCGGAGCAG gaTGCAGACGCGCAACTTCTGGAGAGTTTTCCCCTGGAGAcggggaggcggagaggggcCCCGGCAGACCAAACTCTGA